A section of the Streptomyces sp. Je 1-369 genome encodes:
- a CDS encoding aminoglycoside phosphotransferase family protein, producing MTAAVLAALADSARAVAHPLPGGACVCGDRDAVLADRADASVVRHGDVVAKAHAADTDPAELAVRLDVATRIPDVLLAPLAPAAAPLHGRLVTFWPHGTPVDRDDPDSAPWEAAGALLARLHAAPLPHSLPPMRGPAKAARAVARLRAAGPHVGASAVLRAWAGLPPWARAEAPAPRPPSLCHGDLHLGQLVRAPEGHWLLIDVDDLGAGDPAWDLARPAAWFACGLLSPEEWARFLDAYRGARGPAVPLDGADPWPALDVPARALTVQTAALAITKAVAAHRPLDEVEQALVDACARMSGVEVRPPELAPDATK from the coding sequence GTGACCGCCGCCGTTCTCGCCGCCCTTGCCGACTCCGCGCGTGCCGTCGCCCACCCCCTCCCCGGAGGGGCCTGTGTCTGTGGGGACAGGGACGCCGTGCTCGCGGACAGGGCGGATGCCAGCGTCGTCCGGCACGGGGACGTCGTCGCCAAGGCGCACGCCGCGGACACCGACCCCGCGGAGCTCGCCGTACGGCTCGACGTGGCCACCCGCATCCCCGATGTCCTGCTCGCTCCCCTCGCCCCCGCCGCCGCCCCTCTCCACGGCCGCCTCGTCACGTTCTGGCCGCACGGGACCCCCGTCGACCGCGACGATCCCGATTCCGCCCCGTGGGAGGCCGCCGGCGCTCTCCTCGCCCGGCTCCACGCCGCCCCGCTGCCGCACTCGCTGCCGCCCATGCGGGGTCCCGCCAAGGCGGCCAGGGCCGTGGCGCGGCTCCGCGCCGCCGGGCCGCACGTGGGGGCGTCGGCCGTCCTGCGCGCCTGGGCGGGGCTCCCGCCCTGGGCCCGCGCGGAGGCGCCCGCGCCCCGGCCCCCGAGCCTGTGCCACGGCGACCTCCACCTCGGGCAACTCGTACGCGCCCCCGAAGGCCACTGGCTGCTCATCGACGTGGACGACCTCGGGGCGGGCGATCCCGCGTGGGACCTCGCCCGGCCCGCCGCGTGGTTCGCGTGCGGGCTGCTGTCCCCGGAGGAGTGGGCCCGCTTCCTGGACGCCTACCGGGGCGCCCGCGGCCCCGCCGTCCCGCTCGACGGCGCCGACCCCTGGCCCGCTCTCGACGTCCCGGCCCGCGCCCTCACCGTGCAGACCGCGGCCCTCGCGATCACCAAGGCCGTCGCGGCCCACCGCCCCCTGGACGAAGTCGAACAAGCCCTGGTGGACGCGTGCGCGCGCATGAGCGGAGTCGAGGTCCGCCCGCCGGAGTTGGCACCGGACGCCACGAAGTAG
- the cobA gene encoding uroporphyrinogen-III C-methyltransferase: MAENPAYPVGLRLTGRRVVVLGGGQVAQRRLPALIKAGAAITLVSPSATPSVEAMADAGELTWTRRRYEEGDLQDAWYALIATSDAEANTRASAEAEAHRVWCVRSDDAEEATAWTPATGRSEGVTIAVLSSDINDRDPRRTAAIRDAVVEGLRDGSLVAPHLRTRTPGVALVGGGPGDPDLITVRGRRLLAAADVVIADRLGPRDLLDELPPHVEIIDAAKIPYGRFMAQEAINNALIEHAKQGKAVVRLKGGDPYVYGRGMEELQALAEAGITCTVVPGISSSISVPSAAGIPVTHRGVAHEFTVVSGHVAPDDERSLVDWQSLAKLRGTLVVLMGVDKIGKIAAALIAYGKSADTPLALIQEGTTAAQRRVDATLGTVAEAVRTHEVKPPAVIVIGDVVKVGPQPLA; the protein is encoded by the coding sequence ATGGCCGAAAACCCCGCCTACCCCGTTGGCCTCCGCCTGACCGGCCGCCGCGTCGTCGTCCTCGGCGGCGGCCAGGTCGCCCAGCGCCGCCTCCCGGCCCTCATCAAGGCGGGCGCGGCCATCACCCTCGTATCCCCCTCGGCCACGCCCTCCGTGGAAGCGATGGCCGACGCGGGCGAGCTCACCTGGACCCGGCGCAGGTACGAGGAGGGCGACCTCCAGGACGCCTGGTACGCCCTGATCGCCACCAGCGACGCGGAGGCGAACACCCGGGCCTCCGCCGAGGCCGAGGCCCACCGCGTGTGGTGCGTCCGCTCCGACGACGCCGAAGAGGCCACCGCCTGGACCCCGGCCACCGGCCGCTCCGAGGGCGTCACGATCGCCGTCCTCTCCTCCGACATCAACGACCGCGACCCCCGCCGCACCGCCGCCATCCGCGACGCGGTCGTCGAGGGCCTGCGCGACGGCAGCCTCGTCGCCCCGCACCTGCGCACCCGCACCCCCGGCGTCGCCCTCGTCGGCGGCGGGCCCGGCGACCCCGACCTGATCACGGTCCGCGGCCGCCGCCTGCTCGCCGCCGCGGACGTCGTCATCGCGGACCGCCTCGGCCCCCGCGACCTCCTCGACGAGCTGCCGCCGCACGTCGAGATCATCGACGCCGCCAAGATCCCGTACGGCCGTTTCATGGCCCAGGAGGCCATCAACAACGCTCTGATCGAGCACGCCAAGCAGGGCAAGGCCGTCGTCCGCCTGAAGGGCGGCGACCCCTACGTCTACGGCCGCGGCATGGAGGAGCTCCAGGCGCTCGCGGAGGCGGGCATCACCTGCACCGTCGTACCCGGCATCTCCAGCTCGATCTCGGTCCCCTCGGCGGCGGGCATCCCCGTCACCCACCGCGGCGTCGCCCACGAGTTCACGGTGGTCAGCGGCCACGTGGCCCCGGACGACGAGCGCTCCCTGGTCGACTGGCAGTCCCTGGCCAAGCTGCGCGGCACCCTCGTGGTCCTCATGGGGGTCGACAAGATCGGCAAGATCGCGGCGGCCCTGATCGCCTACGGCAAGTCCGCCGACACCCCGCTCGCCCTGATCCAGGAGGGCACGACGGCCGCCCAGCGCCGCGTCGACGCGACACTCGGCACGGTCGCGGAGGCGGTCCGCACCCACGAGGTGAAGCCCCCCGCTGTCATCGTCATCGGCGACGTCGTGAAGGTCGGCCCCCAGCCCCTCGCGTGA
- a CDS encoding aminotransferase class IV: MKIWLNGGLQDVDDARVSVLDHGLTVGDGIFETVKSVEGRPFALTRHLARLAQSARGLGLPEPDLDEVRHACAAVLDANPLPLGRLRITYTGGLSPLGSDRGDQGTTLVVALGEAKQRPDTTAVITVPWTRNERGALTGLKTTSYAENVVALARAHEHGATEALFANTVGQLCEGTGSNVFVVLDGEIHTPPVASGCLAGITRALAVEWTGARETDLPLDVLDRADEVFLTSTLRDVQGVHRVDDRQLPAAPGPVTAKAMRIFDERAADDLDP; encoded by the coding sequence GTGAAGATCTGGCTCAATGGCGGGCTGCAGGACGTCGACGACGCCCGCGTCTCCGTGCTCGACCACGGGCTGACGGTGGGCGACGGCATTTTCGAGACGGTGAAGTCGGTCGAGGGCCGCCCCTTCGCCCTGACCCGCCACCTGGCCCGGCTCGCGCAGTCGGCCCGCGGCCTCGGGCTGCCCGAACCGGACCTCGACGAGGTGCGCCACGCCTGCGCCGCCGTCCTCGACGCCAACCCGCTCCCGCTCGGCCGCCTCCGGATCACCTACACCGGCGGCCTCTCACCGCTCGGCTCCGACCGCGGCGACCAGGGCACCACGCTCGTCGTCGCCCTCGGCGAGGCCAAGCAGCGCCCCGACACCACCGCGGTGATCACCGTCCCCTGGACCCGCAACGAACGCGGCGCCCTGACCGGCCTGAAGACCACCTCGTACGCGGAGAACGTCGTCGCTCTGGCCCGCGCGCACGAACACGGCGCCACGGAAGCCCTCTTCGCCAACACCGTCGGACAGCTCTGCGAAGGCACGGGCTCCAACGTCTTCGTCGTGCTCGACGGCGAGATCCACACCCCGCCGGTCGCCTCCGGCTGCCTCGCGGGCATCACCCGCGCGCTGGCCGTCGAGTGGACGGGCGCACGCGAGACCGACCTGCCGCTCGACGTCCTGGACCGCGCCGACGAGGTCTTCCTGACGTCGACGCTGCGCGACGTGCAGGGCGTGCACCGTGTCGACGACCGCCAACTTCCCGCCGCTCCGGGCCCGGTGACCGCCAAGGCGATGCGGATCTTCGACGAGCGCGCCGCCGACGACCTGGACCCGTAG
- a CDS encoding TrmH family RNA methyltransferase: protein MADLITVDDPDDPRLRDYTGLTDVELRRKREPAEGLFIAEGEKVIRRAKDAGYEMRSMLLSAKWVDVMRDVIDELPAPVYAVSPDLAERVTGYHVHRGALASMQRKPLPTADELLATTRRVVVMEAVNDHTNIGAIFRSAAALGMDAVLLSPDCADPLYRRSVKVSMGAVFSVPYARLESWPKGLEGVREAGFNLLALTPDEKAKSLDEAAPHRMDRVALMLGAEGDGLSTQALVAADEWVRIPMAHGVDSLNVGAAAAVAFYAVATGRPRL, encoded by the coding sequence GTGGCTGATCTCATCACCGTCGACGACCCCGACGACCCGCGCCTGCGCGACTACACAGGCCTTACCGACGTCGAGCTGCGCCGCAAGCGCGAACCGGCCGAAGGCCTGTTCATCGCGGAGGGCGAGAAGGTCATCAGACGGGCCAAGGACGCCGGGTACGAGATGCGGTCGATGCTGCTCTCGGCCAAGTGGGTCGACGTCATGCGCGATGTCATCGACGAGCTCCCGGCCCCGGTGTACGCGGTCAGCCCCGACCTCGCCGAGCGGGTCACCGGCTACCACGTGCACCGCGGTGCCCTCGCCTCCATGCAGCGCAAGCCCCTGCCCACCGCCGACGAGCTCCTCGCGACCACGCGCCGCGTGGTCGTCATGGAGGCGGTCAACGACCACACCAACATCGGTGCGATCTTCCGCTCGGCCGCCGCGCTCGGCATGGACGCGGTGCTGCTCTCCCCGGACTGCGCGGACCCGCTGTACCGCCGCTCGGTGAAGGTCTCGATGGGCGCCGTCTTCTCGGTGCCGTACGCCCGTCTGGAGTCCTGGCCCAAGGGCCTCGAAGGCGTACGCGAGGCAGGCTTCAACCTCCTCGCGCTCACCCCGGACGAGAAGGCGAAGTCCCTGGACGAGGCGGCGCCGCACCGCATGGACCGCGTGGCGCTGATGCTCGGCGCCGAGGGCGACGGCCTCTCCACCCAGGCGCTGGTCGCCGCCGACGAATGGGTCCGCATCCCGATGGCCCACGGCGTGGACTCGCTCAACGTGGGCGCGGCGGCGGCGGTCGCGTTCTACGCGGTGGCGACGGGCCGCCCGCGGCTCTGA
- a CDS encoding chorismate-binding protein, with protein sequence MARFGRLVATGLRDVTSDPAALDSTGFWAVSADFEGGMVCARFDDVREEAVPAPVPGGWHGPAAGDWTSSLDRAAYTEGVRRVRAYIAAGEVYQANLCRVLSAPVPADADVDALTALLARGNPAPYAGTIRLPEHGVELATASPELFLRRDGRHVESGPIKGTGRTEADLLEKDYAENVMIVDLVRNDLGRVCATGSVTVPDLCVVEKHPGLVHLVSTVAGDLPPGAGWPELFEAVFPPGSVTGAPKSSALRIIDELETAPRGPYCGGIGWVDADRGTGELAVGIRTFWIDRGAGALRFGTGAGITWGSDPEGEWRETELKAARLLAVASGAYAASEGNPT encoded by the coding sequence ATGGCGCGCTTCGGCCGTCTCGTGGCCACCGGGCTACGCGACGTGACCAGCGATCCCGCGGCCCTGGACTCCACCGGCTTCTGGGCGGTGTCCGCGGATTTCGAGGGGGGCATGGTCTGCGCCCGCTTCGACGACGTGCGCGAGGAAGCCGTGCCCGCCCCCGTCCCGGGCGGGTGGCACGGCCCAGCCGCCGGGGACTGGACGTCGTCCCTCGACCGGGCCGCGTACACGGAGGGCGTACGGCGGGTGCGCGCGTACATAGCCGCCGGCGAGGTCTACCAGGCCAACCTCTGCCGCGTCCTGTCCGCGCCCGTCCCCGCCGACGCCGACGTGGACGCCCTGACCGCCCTCCTCGCGCGCGGGAACCCCGCCCCGTACGCGGGAACGATCCGGCTGCCCGAGCACGGCGTGGAGCTCGCCACCGCCTCTCCCGAGCTCTTCCTGCGCCGCGACGGGCGACACGTGGAGTCGGGCCCCATCAAGGGCACGGGCCGCACCGAGGCGGACCTCCTGGAGAAGGACTACGCCGAGAACGTCATGATCGTGGACCTCGTCCGCAACGACCTCGGCCGCGTCTGCGCCACCGGCTCCGTGACCGTCCCCGACCTCTGCGTGGTCGAGAAGCACCCCGGACTCGTCCACCTCGTCTCCACCGTCGCTGGTGACTTGCCCCCCGGTGCGGGCTGGCCCGAGCTGTTCGAGGCAGTGTTCCCGCCCGGCTCCGTCACCGGCGCCCCCAAGTCCAGCGCCCTGCGGATCATCGACGAGCTGGAGACGGCGCCCCGCGGCCCGTACTGCGGCGGCATCGGCTGGGTCGACGCCGACCGGGGGACGGGGGAGCTCGCTGTAGGGATCCGTACCTTCTGGATCGACAGGGGCGCGGGTGCGCTGCGCTTCGGCACGGGAGCGGGCATCACCTGGGGCTCGGACCCCGAAGGGGAGTGGCGGGAGACCGAGCTGAAGGCCGCGCGGCTGCTGGCGGTAGCGTCGGGCGCATACGCAGCGAGCGAAGGAAACCCAACGTGA
- a CDS encoding GNAT family N-acetyltransferase, whose translation MTTTLRPTGPLQQGADGAKARTYDVCVNSRPVGSIGLATHEVFGPRVCRLHDLRIAEPDRGRGRGTVAALAAEEVARGWGCTRIETTVPADAAAALRLVTALGYVERSRRLTKPLTDPVPTLPVGTEGRPMTEAEAGPWLVRAKELYASTWTDRGLPEDEARAKAEADHARALPRGLATPGTWLSVLTHVGTPVGTLWLSVADGDAFVYDVAVDAEHRGHGHGRSLMRLAEAQGRAADRHRIGLNVLADNTPALNLYASLGYEPASYYFWKPLL comes from the coding sequence ATGACCACGACCCTGCGGCCGACCGGGCCGCTTCAGCAGGGCGCCGACGGCGCCAAGGCGCGCACGTACGACGTCTGCGTCAACAGCCGTCCCGTGGGGTCCATAGGCCTCGCCACGCACGAGGTCTTCGGCCCGCGCGTCTGTCGGCTCCACGACCTCCGGATCGCGGAGCCGGACCGCGGGCGCGGGCGCGGCACGGTCGCGGCGCTGGCCGCCGAGGAAGTGGCGCGCGGCTGGGGGTGTACGCGCATCGAGACGACCGTGCCCGCCGACGCGGCGGCCGCACTGCGGCTCGTCACGGCGCTCGGCTACGTCGAGCGGAGCCGCAGGCTGACGAAGCCGCTGACGGACCCGGTGCCCACGCTGCCCGTCGGCACCGAGGGGCGGCCGATGACCGAGGCGGAGGCCGGGCCGTGGCTGGTGCGCGCGAAGGAGCTCTACGCGAGTACCTGGACGGACCGCGGCCTGCCGGAGGACGAGGCGCGCGCCAAGGCCGAGGCCGACCACGCCAGGGCCCTCCCGCGCGGCCTCGCGACGCCCGGCACCTGGCTGAGCGTCCTCACGCACGTCGGCACCCCAGTGGGCACGCTGTGGCTCTCCGTGGCGGACGGCGACGCGTTCGTCTACGACGTCGCGGTCGACGCCGAGCACCGCGGGCACGGGCACGGCCGGTCCCTGATGCGCCTCGCGGAGGCGCAGGGCCGCGCGGCGGACCGGCACCGCATCGGCCTCAACGTCCTCGCCGACAACACCCCGGCCCTGAACCTGTACGCCTCGCTCGGCTACGAACCGGCGTCGTACTACTTCTGGAAACCGCTGCTCTAG
- a CDS encoding serine/threonine-protein kinase: MDMAMMRLRREDPRVVGSFRLHRRLGAGGMGVVYLGSDRRGQRVALKVIRPDLAEDQEFRSRFAREVSAARRIRGGCTARLVAADLDADRPWFATQYVPGPSLHDKVAAEGPLSAADVAVVGSALAEGLVAVHEAGVVHRDLKPSNILLSPKGPRIIDFGIAWATGASTLTHVGTAVGSPGFLAPEQVRGAAVTPATDVFALGATLAYAGMADSPFGHGSSEVMLYRVVHEEAQLHGVPDALAPLIRACLAKDPEERPSTLQLSLRLKEIAAREAQGISDVRPPAPRQDHDRPTGRLAESYLDERTQRRAAPGATPPPRSGASRTGSSRTGASRTGSSRTGASRTGSSRTGSARTGPSRTGASRTGVPRSGSRPSGPRNTTRGGAGRPGPRTKGTGRRGPANPRLLRQRIFVFVVVTLLVALGIAAAQGCQGPARSLGDTGVHQQRSQQSGPIGPVQHDPRD; the protein is encoded by the coding sequence ATGGACATGGCGATGATGCGGCTCCGGCGCGAGGACCCGCGTGTCGTCGGCTCGTTCAGGCTGCACAGGCGCCTGGGCGCCGGCGGCATGGGGGTCGTCTATTTGGGGTCGGACCGGCGGGGGCAGCGCGTCGCCCTCAAGGTGATCCGGCCCGACCTGGCGGAGGATCAGGAGTTCCGGTCACGGTTCGCCCGTGAGGTCTCCGCCGCACGCCGGATCAGGGGTGGCTGTACCGCGCGGCTCGTCGCCGCCGACCTCGACGCGGACCGGCCGTGGTTCGCCACGCAGTACGTCCCCGGGCCCTCCCTGCACGACAAGGTCGCCGCCGAGGGCCCGCTCTCCGCGGCCGACGTGGCCGTGGTCGGTTCGGCGCTGGCCGAGGGGCTCGTGGCCGTGCACGAGGCCGGTGTCGTCCACCGTGACCTCAAGCCGTCCAACATCCTGCTGTCCCCCAAGGGGCCGCGGATCATCGACTTCGGGATCGCGTGGGCCACCGGCGCCTCGACGCTGACGCATGTCGGGACCGCCGTGGGGTCCCCCGGCTTCCTCGCCCCCGAGCAGGTGCGCGGCGCCGCCGTCACCCCCGCCACCGACGTCTTCGCGCTCGGCGCCACGCTCGCCTACGCGGGCATGGCGGACTCGCCCTTCGGGCACGGCAGTTCCGAGGTCATGCTCTACCGGGTGGTGCACGAAGAGGCGCAGCTGCACGGTGTGCCCGACGCGCTCGCACCGCTCATCAGGGCCTGCCTGGCCAAGGACCCGGAGGAACGGCCCAGCACGCTGCAGCTTTCGCTGCGACTGAAGGAGATCGCCGCCCGGGAGGCGCAGGGGATCAGCGATGTCCGGCCGCCCGCACCCCGCCAGGACCACGACCGTCCCACCGGCCGGCTCGCCGAGAGCTATCTGGACGAGCGCACGCAGCGGCGTGCGGCGCCCGGCGCCACTCCCCCGCCGCGGTCCGGCGCGTCCCGGACCGGGTCGTCACGGACGGGGGCGTCGCGGACCGGGTCGTCACGGACGGGGGCGTCGCGGACGGGGTCCTCACGGACGGGGTCGGCACGGACTGGTCCTTCCCGGACCGGAGCCTCTCGTACCGGCGTCCCGCGGTCCGGCTCCCGGCCTTCGGGGCCCCGCAACACGACGCGCGGCGGCGCCGGACGTCCGGGGCCGCGCACCAAGGGGACGGGCCGCAGGGGTCCCGCCAATCCGCGGCTGCTGCGTCAGCGGATCTTCGTGTTCGTGGTCGTGACGCTGCTGGTGGCACTCGGCATCGCGGCGGCGCAGGGATGCCAGGGGCCCGCACGGAGCCTCGGCGACACGGGCGTACACCAGCAGCGGTCACAGCAGAGCGGGCCGATCGGTCCGGTACAGCACGATCCCCGCGACTGA
- a CDS encoding zf-TFIIB domain-containing protein — translation MQCPKCHAPMHTYNRNGVQIEQCNGCRGIFLDYGELESLTRLEAQWGQQAPPPPVPPAAPQGYPAAPAPAWGAPHGGHTGHGGHYGHKRHKSFGHMLFSS, via the coding sequence ATGCAGTGCCCCAAGTGTCACGCACCGATGCACACGTACAACCGCAATGGCGTCCAGATCGAGCAGTGCAACGGCTGCCGCGGCATATTCCTGGACTACGGCGAGCTGGAGTCCCTGACCCGCCTGGAGGCCCAGTGGGGCCAGCAGGCCCCGCCGCCGCCCGTCCCGCCGGCCGCCCCCCAGGGCTACCCCGCGGCCCCGGCCCCCGCCTGGGGTGCCCCGCACGGCGGTCACACCGGCCACGGCGGTCACTACGGCCACAAGCGTCACAAGAGCTTTGGGCACATGCTCTTCTCGTCGTAA
- a CDS encoding DsbA family protein, with protein MSDSPADRPARPVVIDVWCELQCPDCRTALDDVRALRARYGDRVELRLRHFPLEKHKHSFAAAQAAEEAFEQGQGWPYVEAALAGVENLDRKGEAHLVDTARELGLDAEEFDIALIDGRHILIVDADEAEGKAIGVTGTPTYVVGGERLDGGKSQEGLRERVEAITDRLLASDSPS; from the coding sequence ATGAGCGACTCCCCTGCCGACCGCCCCGCCCGTCCCGTCGTCATCGACGTCTGGTGCGAGCTGCAGTGCCCCGACTGCCGTACCGCACTCGACGACGTGCGCGCCCTGCGCGCACGCTACGGCGACCGTGTCGAGCTGCGCCTGCGGCACTTCCCCCTCGAGAAGCACAAGCACTCCTTCGCCGCCGCCCAGGCCGCCGAGGAGGCCTTCGAGCAGGGCCAGGGGTGGCCGTACGTGGAGGCCGCGCTCGCCGGGGTCGAGAACCTCGACCGCAAGGGCGAGGCCCACCTGGTGGACACGGCCCGCGAACTCGGTCTGGACGCGGAGGAGTTCGACATCGCCCTGATCGACGGGCGGCACATCCTGATCGTCGACGCCGACGAGGCCGAGGGCAAGGCCATCGGCGTCACCGGCACGCCCACGTACGTCGTCGGCGGCGAGCGCCTCGACGGCGGCAAGAGCCAGGAGGGGCTGCGCGAACGCGTCGAGGCGATCACCGACCGCCTCCTGGCGTCGGACTCGCCCTCCTAG